AACTCTTGGAAGGAAAACTTTGCACCAGAACTCCGCCAACGGTTTTGGTGGTGGGCACGGGAAAAATGGGAACAGTGACCGCAAAAGCCTTTTGCAAAAAAGAGCTGGGCCAGTTGGTACTCATCAACCGCACATTTCAAACGGCAGTAAAACTTGCGGCAGAGCTTGGAGCTCATGCAGCAAGATGGGACGAGCTTGATACATGGCTTGCAAAAGCAGATGTGGTCATCACTTGCAGCGGATCGGAAAAACCTATTATAAGTGCATCTCAACTGAAAAACATCACAAGCTGCAGAGCAGATCGTACTTTGCACTTGATCGATCTTGGTGTTCCGCGCGATGTTGAAGAAAATGCGCGCACGCTCGCCAACGTTTCCCTCTATAATATTGATGATTTGCAAGACGTTGCCACGCACAACAAAAGCCTGCGAAAAAACGAAGCCAAGCAAGCAAGTGAAATGGTGCAAGAAGAAGCGGAACTAGCTTACCGTGACATTGTGCTCTCACTTGTTGACCCTACCATCGCCAACCTTCGCATCAAGTGTGAAGAGGTGCGCAAAAAAGAAGTAGACAAAGCCCTTAAACAACTTGGGCTCAAAGATGAAAAACAAGCTGAAATTCTCGACAAGTGCACTCAAGCCATCATCAAAAAAATCCTCCACGACCCCATCCTCTCCTTGAAAGAAGCTTCAACGCGCCAAGAGTACGAACAAGAACTCTGTTTCCTCATTCGAAAAATTTTCCAACTTGATCAGGTTTAGGGCGATGTTTAGTGCGATAGTGCTTGGTGCTTAGTGCTTTTTGTCATCCTGAACAACGAGAAGGATCTCCTCAGGCAATTCTGTATTTTGTCATTCTCGCCCTAGCAGCGTTGAGTGATATTTTAGGCAATGAACTCCAAGTAATTCTCCGGGTGAATGACGTCAAAGGTAGAGTTGGGGTAAGCGTCTGTCCAAAGCTTTGGCGCTTTGAGTGTTTTCTTTTTCCATTTTATCTCGTAAGCAAAAAGTTTTCCTGCACGCTCTTCAACAAAATCAATTTCTTTTTGATCGTAGGTTCTCCAAAAATAATTATTTGCTGAGATATGCTGATATTCCTGTTTTTTGAGGCGCTCGGAGATGATGTAGTTTTCCCATAATGCACCAACATCATCACGTAAAGGGAGCATGTTAAAATTATTGATGAGAGCATTTCTCACACCAAGATCATAAAAATAATAGCGCGGGCTTTTACTGATTTCTTTGCGCAAATTTCTGCTTAATCCTCTCAATTTATAAACTACAAAAGATTTTTCCAGTAAATCAAGATAGCGTTCTACGGTATTTTTACTCATGCTGAGCTGCTGGCCCAAT
The genomic region above belongs to Deltaproteobacteria bacterium CG11_big_fil_rev_8_21_14_0_20_42_23 and contains:
- a CDS encoding glutamyl-tRNA reductase, which gives rise to MSYFYYVGVSHKTFPLSHREKLFFSPEETSLLLEDFKQKANVDECLLLSTCNRTELYVVSNKELSPSSLQEHLCAAVEIDATSIAPYWQAASGFEAVLHLFSVSSSLDSLVLGEAQILGQVKNAYHIAHNCNCTGPFLNQLMHRTFYTAKRVRSETGIGLGATSLSSIAVELLEGKLCTRTPPTVLVVGTGKMGTVTAKAFCKKELGQLVLINRTFQTAVKLAAELGAHAARWDELDTWLAKADVVITCSGSEKPIISASQLKNITSCRADRTLHLIDLGVPRDVEENARTLANVSLYNIDDLQDVATHNKSLRKNEAKQASEMVQEEAELAYRDIVLSLVDPTIANLRIKCEEVRKKEVDKALKQLGLKDEKQAEILDKCTQAIIKKILHDPILSLKEASTRQEYEQELCFLIRKIFQLDQV